A stretch of Clostridium sp. BJN0001 DNA encodes these proteins:
- a CDS encoding M18 family aminopeptidase, with protein sequence MNKNIEELMNFIDNSTCSYYAADTAKNILESNGFIRLDERKKWELKKEQKYYIEKNESSIIAFVTGSGDIEEDGFRIIGSHTDSPGFKIKPNPEMEVLHNYIKLNTEVYGGPIVSTWFDRPLSIAGRVILKGKNPLRPETRLLKVERPVVIIPNLCIHMNRNVNSGYEYNMQKDTLPLCALNDLENKSSSKKNFLYDLISSELKVKKEKILDFDLFLYDTTKAEYVGAKNEFVSSGRLDDLWMFFSSLKAINNSEKTKHTKIIAAFNNEEIGSLTSQGANSLLLYNILERIAFGFNKTKEEFKRALASSIMISADLVHAVHPNYLEKADPTNRPTLGKGPVIKSAASGSYSTDGFTSAVFKGICMDIGVPCQEFVNRSDMRGGTTIGPISASKLNIPVIDMGSPILSMHSIRELMAVKDNEYTIKAFTKFLNSNF encoded by the coding sequence ATGAATAAAAATATAGAAGAATTAATGAATTTTATAGATAACAGTACTTGTTCATATTATGCAGCAGATACTGCTAAAAATATTCTTGAGTCTAATGGATTTATAAGATTAGATGAAAGAAAAAAATGGGAACTAAAAAAAGAACAAAAATATTATATTGAAAAAAATGAATCTTCAATAATTGCTTTTGTAACTGGAAGCGGAGATATTGAAGAAGATGGTTTTAGAATAATAGGTTCACATACAGATTCCCCGGGCTTTAAAATAAAACCTAATCCTGAGATGGAAGTTTTACATAATTATATAAAACTTAATACAGAAGTATATGGTGGACCTATAGTAAGTACATGGTTTGATAGACCACTTTCAATTGCAGGAAGAGTTATTTTGAAAGGTAAAAATCCACTTAGGCCAGAAACAAGACTTCTAAAAGTAGAAAGACCAGTTGTTATAATACCAAATTTATGCATTCATATGAACAGAAATGTAAATAGTGGTTATGAATATAATATGCAAAAAGACACACTTCCTTTATGTGCATTAAATGACTTGGAGAATAAATCTTCTTCTAAAAAGAATTTTTTATATGACCTTATTTCTTCTGAATTAAAAGTAAAAAAAGAAAAAATATTAGATTTTGATTTGTTTTTATATGATACAACCAAAGCAGAATATGTAGGAGCTAAAAATGAATTCGTATCTTCAGGAAGATTAGATGATTTATGGATGTTTTTTTCATCATTAAAAGCAATTAATAATTCAGAAAAAACAAAACATACAAAGATTATTGCTGCATTTAATAATGAAGAAATTGGAAGTCTTACAAGTCAGGGAGCTAATTCTCTACTTCTATATAATATTCTTGAAAGAATTGCATTTGGGTTTAACAAAACAAAAGAAGAATTTAAAAGGGCACTTGCTTCATCTATAATGATATCTGCAGATCTTGTTCATGCAGTTCATCCAAATTATTTAGAAAAAGCGGATCCTACGAATAGACCAACTTTAGGGAAAGGACCAGTTATAAAAAGTGCTGCATCAGGAAGCTATTCAACTGATGGTTTTACAAGTGCTGTGTTTAAAGGAATTTGTATGGATATAGGTGTGCCATGTCAAGAATTTGTTAATCGCTCTGATATGAGAGGGGGAACTACTATAGGACCAATAAGTGCTTCAAAATTAAATATTCCAGTTATAGATATGGGATCACCTATTTTAAGTATGCACTCTATACGTGAACTTATGGCAGTAAAAGATAATGAATATACTATAAAAGCGTTTACTAAGTTTTTAAATTCAAATTTCTAA
- a CDS encoding PRD domain-containing protein: MSTTLQSDQIVSKVFNNNIILVNSEQNEKILFAKGIGFGKKSGTRIPKGTVIDKVFMISDKQNVSNLNDLIKKIDPEFIALCEESIYYISKELNTDLNEHIHIGLIDHLFIAIQRLKNNDNIENPFLLETKTLYPIEFELARYVAKKIGSFSNVEFPEDEIGFITLHIHSARNDGKISNTIKLTSLWKRILIFLEDELNIKIDPQSLDYTRFLTHIKFAIKRILNNHPEKNELTDVIKKKYRTSYEISQKIAIIIKDEFNIEVSDDEIAYLAIHVERFRIYNA, encoded by the coding sequence ATGAGTACAACTTTACAAAGTGATCAAATCGTATCAAAAGTCTTTAATAATAATATAATACTCGTAAATTCAGAACAAAACGAAAAAATTCTTTTTGCAAAAGGAATAGGTTTTGGGAAAAAATCAGGCACTAGAATTCCAAAAGGAACTGTTATAGACAAAGTTTTTATGATTTCAGATAAACAGAATGTATCAAATCTTAATGATCTTATAAAAAAGATAGATCCTGAATTTATTGCCCTATGCGAAGAATCGATTTACTATATATCAAAAGAACTTAATACAGACTTAAATGAGCATATCCATATAGGACTTATAGATCACCTTTTTATAGCAATACAAAGACTTAAAAATAATGATAATATTGAAAATCCTTTTTTGCTAGAAACAAAAACTCTATACCCTATTGAATTTGAACTAGCAAGATATGTTGCAAAAAAAATAGGTTCATTTAGTAATGTAGAATTTCCAGAAGACGAAATAGGCTTTATAACTCTTCATATTCACTCTGCTAGAAATGATGGTAAAATATCAAATACAATAAAACTAACAAGTTTATGGAAAAGAATTCTTATATTCTTAGAAGATGAACTAAATATAAAAATAGATCCACAATCTCTTGATTATACAAGATTTTTAACTCATATAAAATTTGCAATAAAGAGAATATTAAATAACCATCCAGAGAAAAATGAATTAACTGATGTTATAAAGAAGAAATATCGTACTTCTTATGAAATTTCACAAAAAATCGCCATAATTATTAAGGATGAATTTAATATTGAAGTATCTGATGACGAAATTGCATACCTTGCAATTCATGTTGAAAGGTTTAGAATTTATAATGCATAA
- a CDS encoding GNAT family N-acetyltransferase encodes MFELVKIDEIHKTCYLNLKLYKLVDDDFLKGIISTILYSIFANNNIYKVNIITDIIINAEVFIEYGFEIEGILKENEFINNKYIDQVIYGITKKKHNVSLRKVGINIKGRDIIIRNIKTSDSEELAKYYIRNKKHLEKFEPDREESFYTNENQKKKATIEYLNYIKEKTIETGIFIDGKLIGIMKVYNIINGSINSGMIGYSIDEKYQGKGYMKEALKLFLDYLFKTEGFHRIEASVMRNNNRSINLLKSCNFVLLGINRKYVCKNDVYFDYETYYLIKEDFC; translated from the coding sequence ATGTTTGAACTAGTAAAAATAGATGAAATTCATAAAACATGCTATTTAAATTTAAAATTATATAAATTGGTTGATGATGATTTCTTAAAAGGAATAATTTCTACTATATTGTATTCTATTTTTGCGAATAATAATATTTATAAAGTTAATATTATAACAGACATTATTATTAATGCTGAAGTTTTCATTGAATATGGATTTGAAATTGAGGGAATACTCAAAGAAAATGAATTCATAAATAATAAATATATTGATCAAGTTATTTATGGAATTACGAAGAAAAAGCATAATGTATCTTTAAGAAAAGTAGGAATAAACATAAAAGGCAGAGATATAATTATAAGAAATATAAAAACATCTGATTCAGAGGAACTTGCTAAATATTATATAAGGAATAAAAAGCATCTTGAAAAATTTGAACCAGATAGGGAAGAATCTTTTTACACAAATGAAAATCAGAAAAAGAAAGCAACAATAGAATATTTAAATTATATAAAAGAAAAAACAATTGAAACTGGTATATTTATTGATGGAAAGCTTATTGGAATTATGAAAGTTTACAATATAATAAATGGTTCAATAAATAGTGGGATGATAGGATATTCAATAGATGAAAAATATCAGGGAAAAGGCTATATGAAAGAAGCTTTAAAATTATTTTTAGATTATCTCTTTAAAACAGAAGGATTTCATAGAATAGAGGCATCTGTTATGAGAAATAATAATCGCTCAATAAATTTATTAAAATCATGTAATTTTGTATTGCTTGGAATAAATAGAAAATATGTATGCAAAAATGATGTCTATTTTGATTATGAAACATATTATTTAATAAAAGAAGACTTCTGCTAA
- a CDS encoding tRNA threonylcarbamoyladenosine dehydratase yields the protein MLKQNYLSRTELLIGKEGIDKLKKSKVIVFGVGGVGSYTIEALARSGVGEITLIDDDTVCLTNLNRQIHATYKTISRPKVEVMKERILSINKDCNVIDKRILATNENIKELVDKEADYIVDAIDTVSAKLSIAEYCYNNGINIISCMGTGNKFDPTQFKIADIYDTKVCPLAKVMRHELKKRNVKKLKVLYSEEIPVKPYTEDVVTCKEACVCIGESSRKCANKRQIPGSMSFVPPVAGMIIAGEVIKSIIGMK from the coding sequence TTGCTAAAACAGAACTATTTATCAAGAACTGAATTATTAATAGGAAAAGAGGGAATAGATAAATTAAAGAAAAGTAAAGTTATAGTTTTTGGAGTCGGTGGAGTTGGAAGCTATACAATTGAGGCATTAGCAAGATCTGGAGTAGGAGAAATAACATTAATAGATGATGATACAGTATGCCTTACAAATTTAAATAGACAAATTCATGCGACATATAAAACAATAAGTCGCCCTAAGGTTGAAGTTATGAAAGAAAGAATTTTATCTATAAATAAGGATTGCAATGTTATAGATAAAAGAATACTCGCTACAAATGAAAATATAAAAGAACTTGTAGACAAAGAAGCTGATTATATTGTAGATGCAATAGATACAGTTTCTGCAAAACTTTCAATAGCAGAATATTGCTATAATAATGGCATAAATATAATAAGCTGTATGGGAACTGGAAACAAATTTGATCCTACACAGTTTAAAATAGCGGATATTTATGACACAAAGGTTTGTCCTCTTGCAAAAGTTATGCGACATGAATTAAAAAAGAGAAATGTAAAAAAGCTTAAAGTGTTATATTCTGAAGAAATTCCAGTAAAACCATACACTGAAGATGTTGTTACATGCAAAGAAGCATGTGTATGTATAGGAGAAAGTAGCAGAAAATGCGCAAATAAGAGGCAGATACCAGGAAGTATGTCTTTTGTTCCACCTGTTGCAGGAATGATTATTGCAGGAGAGGTTATTAAAAGCATAATAGGAATGAAATAA
- a CDS encoding PTS glucose transporter subunit IIA: MFNFFKKKETTENNNTLVCPIDGKTIPLSKVPDQVFAEKMAGDGIAIDTTGDTVVAPADGELTLVFKTKHAFAITLSNGIELLVHIGLDTVSLKGEGFEQLAQQGDKVKAGQPIIKIDRNFIKEKGFSLITPVLITNVDKVSEIKPFENIDAKSGETVVAEYTLA, translated from the coding sequence ATGTTTAATTTTTTTAAGAAAAAGGAAACAACTGAAAATAATAACACTTTAGTATGTCCAATAGATGGAAAAACAATTCCATTATCAAAAGTACCAGATCAAGTTTTTGCTGAAAAAATGGCTGGAGACGGAATTGCAATTGATACTACTGGAGATACAGTAGTTGCACCTGCTGATGGTGAATTAACTCTTGTATTTAAAACAAAACATGCTTTTGCAATTACTTTAAGCAATGGAATAGAATTATTAGTTCATATAGGTCTTGATACCGTTTCATTAAAAGGTGAAGGTTTTGAACAACTTGCTCAGCAAGGTGATAAAGTAAAAGCTGGTCAGCCTATTATTAAAATAGACAGAAACTTTATTAAAGAAAAAGGTTTCTCATTAATTACACCAGTATTAATAACAAATGTTGATAAAGTATCAGAAATAAAACCTTTTGAAAACATAGATGCAAAATCTGGGGAAACAGTAGTTGCAGAATATACATTAGCTTAA